In the Alphaproteobacteria bacterium genome, CGTCGCGATAGCGTTGCAGCTGTGCGAGCAGCATTGCGCCGCTGTCGATCGTTTCGGGAAAGCCGGCCTGCCGCAGCTTGGAAGGGTCGGAGACGACGTCATACCCTTGCCCCCAATGGAAGTCCGCGAAGGCCCAGTCGGCGACGTCGTCGAGCCTTGTGGGAGCAAGCCCGTATTTCGCAACAATGCTGTCCCACACCGGCTGCTTGTCGCGCGACCATTCGTTCAGGCTGCAAGGGCGCACCTCGCCCGCCGCGATGCCGAAGGCAGCCGCGATGCGCGGCCACAGCGAACGCCAGCTCACGACATCGCCGTTGGCGACATTGAAGGCCTGGTTGCGGCATTGCGGCGTCGTTGCCATGAACTTCATGGCGCGCGCGAACAGCGATGCATCGGTCAAATCGCGCTGCGCCGCGAAGGCCGCCGCCGATCCCGGAAAGTCGAACCGCACGCCCAGTTCGCGGCAAAGCGACGCATAGGCCCCGATCACCGCGGTGCCGTTGCGCGCGCGCTCCGGCGCGAAATCATAGATGAAGGTCGGACGCGAGGCTGACCAGGCCCAGGCCTTCCCGCGCTGGCGGTCAGCAAGCAGCCGCTGCTGTGCGTAGTAGAAATTGTCCGGCAGGTGCGTGATGTCGGCATCCTCCGGTGCGGGCGTCGGGAACGGCCCGAGGTGCATGCCGTACCACTTCGTGCCCTCGACGATATGCACGTGGGCGAGCCCGTCTGCGACGGGTTCGATGGCGTCGAGCACGTTGCGAAGCATAGCGACATTGTCGGGAATGCTCTCGACGCCCGTCTCGCCGTGCTTGGCGCGCGAAGTGTAGAAGGCATGCGTCACCTCGCCACGCGGCGCCAATGCGCGGCGGCAGGCCTGCGCATCGAACAGGTCGGCCGAAACCCAAGTCAGCCGGC is a window encoding:
- a CDS encoding NAD-dependent dehydratase; protein product: MKVALIAGAGGAASKRLIEVLLDDPEWSLVALARTPRPSSGRLTWVSADLFDAQACRRALAPRGEVTHAFYTSRAKHGETGVESIPDNVAMLRNVLDAIEPVADGLAHVHIVEGTKWYGMHLGPFPTPAPEDADITHLPDNFYYAQQRLLADRQRGKAWAWSASRPTFIYDFAPERARNGTAVIGAYASLCRELGVRFDFPGSAAAFAAQRDLTDASLFARAMKFMATTPQCRNQAFNVANGDVVSWRSLWPRIAAAFGIAAGEVRPCSLNEWSRDKQPVWDSIVAKYGLAPTRLDDVADWAFADFHWGQGYDVVSDPSKLRQAGFPETIDSGAMLLAQLQRYRDARILP